The genome window TGGTGCTATTTTGGGCCCTTTTTGGGTGCCATTTTGGACCCCTTTTCGGTGCCATTTTGGGCCCCTTTTGGGTGCCATTTTGGGCCCCTTTTCGGTGCCATTTTGGACCCCTTTTCGGTGCCATTTTGGGCCCCTTTTGGGTGCCATTTTGGGCCCCTTTTGGGTGCCATTTTGGGCCCCTTTTCGGTGCCATTTTGGACCCCTTTTTGGTGACTTTTTGGGCCCCTTTTTGGTGCCATTTTGGACCCCCTTTTGGGTGCCATTTTGGGCCCCTTTCGGGTGCCATTTTGGGCCCCTTTTTGGTGACTTTTTGGGCCCCTTTTTGGTGACTTTTTGGACCCCTTTTCAGTGCCATTTTGGGCCCCTTTCGGGTGCCATTTTGGGCCCCTTTTGGGTGCCATTTTGGACCCCTTTTTGGTGCCATTTTGGACCCCTTTTCGGTGCCATTTTAGGCCCCTTTCAGGTGCCATTTTGGACCCCTTTTCGGTGCCATTTTGGGCCCCTTTGGTGACTTTTTGGGCCCCTTTTCGGTGCCATTTTGGGCCCCTTTTCGGTGCCATTTTGGACCCCTTTTTGGTGCCATTTTGGGCCCCTTTTTGGTGCCATTTTGGGCCCCTTTTGGGTGCCATTTTGGACCCCTTTTCGGTGCCATTTTGGGCCCCTTTTGGGTGCCATTTTGGGCCCCTTTTCGGTGCCATTTTGGACCCCTTTTCGGTGCCATTTTGGACCCCTTTTCGGTGCCATTTTGGGCCCCTTTTGGGTGCCATTTTGGGCCCCTTTTGGGTGCCATTTTGGGCCCCTTTTCGGTGCCATTTTGGACCCCTTTTTGGTGACTTTTTGGGCCCCTTTTGGTGCCATTTTGGACCCCCTTTTGGGTGCCATTTTGGGCCCCTTTCGGGTGCCATTTTGGGCCCCTTTTTGGTGACTTTTTGGGCCCCTTTTTGGTGACTTTTTGGACCCCTTTTCAGTGCCATTTTGGGCCCCTTTCGGGTGCCATTTTGGGCCCCTTTTGGGTGCCATTTTGGACCCCTTTTTGGTGCCATTTTGGACCCCTTTTCGGTGCCATTTAGGCCCCTTTCAGGTGCCATTTTGGACCCCTTTTCGGTGCCATTTTGGGCCCCTTTTGGTGACTTTTTGGGCCCCTTTTCGGTGCCATTTTGGGCCCCTTTTCGGTGCCATTTTGGACCCCTTTTTGGTGCCATTTTGGGCCCCTTTTTGGTGCCATTTTGGGCCCCTTTTGGGTGCCATTTTGGACCCCTTTTGGGTGCCATTTTGGGCCCCTTTTTGGTGCCATTTTGGACCCCCTTTTGGTGCCATTTTGGGCCCCTTTTGGGTGCCATTTTGGACCCCTTTTTGGGCCCCTTTTGGGTGCCATTTTGGACCCCTTTTCAGTGCCATTTTGGGCCCCTTTCGGGTGCCATTTTGGGCCCCTTTTTGGTGACTTTTTGGGCCCCTTTTTGGTGCCATTTTGGGCCCCTTTTGGTGCCATTTTGGGCCCCTTTCGGGTGCCATTTTGAGgaccctccctccccccccagacGCAGCTTGGTCGAGTGACCCGGACGAGGCCGAAGGCCCCGAAGGCCCCGAAGGCCCGGTCGGAGCGACGCGAAGACCCAAGAGCGGCCTCTCCGTGGCTCCCCCCAAGCCCCTTCCCGCCAGGAGATCGACCCCGTCCCATCCCGTCAGGAAAAGACCCAAAACCCCCCGGGCTCCTCCCCACTCCTGCGGGAAATGCGGGAAGAGCTTCAGCCGCGGTTCCTCCCTCAACCGCCACCTCCGGGTCCACCGGGAGGAGAAGCCCTTGAGCTGCCCCAACTGCGGGAGGATTTTCCCTTGTCCCGTCACCTTCCGGGAGCACCTGGGGACCCCCTGTCCCCTCCGCCCTcacccctgccccagctgccacAAACGTTTCGCCTCCGCCAGGTCCTTGCGGGGCCACCTCCTCACGCACCTCGGGACGGGGCCTTCCGGTGCCCCCAGTGCGGGAAGAACCTCAGCACGGGGTCGGCGTTGCGGGTTCACCAGAGGATCCACACCGGGGAGAGGCCCTACGGCTGCGCCGACTGCGGGAAGAGCTTCGTGGCCGCCAAGGCCCTCAACAAACACCGCAAGAGCCACCTGGAAGGCGCCGCCTTCGCCTGCCCCGACTGCGGCAAGAAGTTGACCTCCAAGGCCACCTTGGTCACCCATCGCCGCATCCACACCGGGGAGAGGCCCTACGGCTGCCCCGACTGCGGGAAGAGCTTCATGGCCACCAAATCCCTCAGCAAGCACCGCAAGAGCCACCACGAGGGccgggggagggaggaggaggaggagaaaccCCCCGAGCGCGGCCCCGCCGGGGAGGTTTTCGCCAAACCCGACCCCGAACGCCTCGGGTCCCCCCGACCTCCTCCC of Heliangelus exortis unplaced genomic scaffold, bHelExo1.hap1 Scaffold_85, whole genome shotgun sequence contains these proteins:
- the LOC139791021 gene encoding zinc finger protein 345-like → MREELQPRFLPQPPPPGPPGGEALELPQLREDFPLSRHLPGAPGDPLSPPPSPLPQLPQTFRLRQVLAGPPPHAPRDGAFRCPQCGKNLSTGSALRVHQRIHTGERPYGCADCGKSFVAAKALNKHRKSHLEGAAFACPDCGKKLTSKATLVTHRRIHTGERPYGCPDCGKSFMATKSLSKHRKSHHEGRGREEEEEKPPERGPAGEVFAKPDPERLGSPRPPPGGPFPPRPGLGGRREEEEEEEKEEVPPPPCPTCGLGVASWARFLLHQQNHLRPRPHVCSECGKSFREGTTLRRHQRIHTGEKPYGCSYCQKSFRASSTLIIHQRIHTGEKPYECPKCPKCFVSSSSLRKHLRTHLRKEVVGVATKE